The following is a genomic window from Strix aluco isolate bStrAlu1 chromosome 3, bStrAlu1.hap1, whole genome shotgun sequence.
AGCTCACCCCAAAATAAAGATTGGGGATTTGAATTAGTTACTGAATCACACAAGTCCATTGCCATTTGAAGAGCTGTGGGGTATCTGTTTGGCTTCCAGTCATCTTTTCTGTAAATCAATGTTTTCCCACAGGTCATGAGCTACCTCAGCCAAACATGTATATATGGTTTAAGTACTCCAAGGCACTTCAGATGCCACGAAACATCTCAATGTGGCTGACTGAATCAAACTCATTGTGTCcagttttaaagatttcttttcaagCAACTGAGCTGGGAAAAATTTATATTGTACCTCAGAATACCCTGTTGGTTTCAACTTCTACAGATGTATTGACAAACCCAGCTGAAAATCTAACCACCCAGTAAGAAGAGTTTTAATCCTGAACGTTAGCATCTATCATTATCACATATGGGTACGTTCTTCTGAGAAAGagtatttctgtagaaaaattaAACCAGGAACCAAACTCAAGAGGTCTTGTTCTTTTCCCAGCCCAATTCTTCTTTGATCAAGCCTAACAGATGTTCTTACAGAAATCTGATGTTTGAGTTCTGATCCTAGCAGTCTATTTGCTACCAGTAGAAACTGCTTCCTAAAGAGAATGATTGTTCACAGAGACTGAGGGATCACATACTTCCTTTGTAAAATCATCTGTTCCGTGaacatcttttgttttttaaaatccgAATTTCTAGgtcattttggaaatgaaaagaaCAGAGGGAGGATACACTGTTTCACCTGAAGGGTGAAAATACTGTGAAATAATTTCCTAATAATTTATTGGaaaatcatctctttttttcccccatcaaagtttaaaataaagtgaaaaataccAAATTCTGGGAAATTTTGACCTTCCTGAACTTTTGCTCTCATACACAActtctattaaaataaattgtcCCCTTAAACACACATCTACATAGTATAAATGTTCATCCTCCATCTGGACTTTCTCACACATGGCTGCCATGCCAGCCCCGTGGAGTTGTGCATATTATTCAAAGAAACAGTTGATAAAATGGCAGGACAAAAATGCCCCCTGATGCCCTTCAGTCTTGCGGCACTTACTTGGAACAGCATTTCAGCATCCCGCCATGGCATGACCCCGAGGCAGTGAAGGTGGGTGGGCATGTCCCAACACGGCAGAAATTTCCCTGGCTCCTGCACTCTCCAGTGTCAGGATAAATAAGATCTGCAGAacctgtgggaaggggaagacattaaaaatctcagttttcaGTCTAAAATGATGAAGGATAAATATGCAATAAATCATGTGTTGCTTTTTTAGGAAGAGAGTCATCATGAGCACAGATGTTCTTCGTTCCATCCACTGCATAACACCATCCCAACAGCATCAGATTTTTCCTGACAGTTGATagttgcttttttcctcctatgCACACACTTCTGCTTACAAGCCCTTTTGTTCTTTGTAggatttattttgcttctcaCCTGGAGTAGcctggaagaggaggaagacaacAGCGAAGAGCAGGTAGAGGATCCTCATGGCTGCCAGTCGTTTGTGGACTCTGTGCTCCTGCAAAGTGCCTGAAAGACCGACGGAGGATGAAGTTTGTTTGAGGAAGAGTCTAGGAAAGGCATCTGGTATTTATAGGGCCTGTGGGATTGTGAAAGTTTGACAGCTGAGTGCTCTGTCAATAAGTAACTGCAACCAATCTTCTGGAAAGCAGACTGGTCATCCCCCTTATCGCAGGTTGCAATGAAATGTGCAGTGAACATGTTGCAATCCCCAAGGGTGAATTTCCACTGACCTTGTCAGTTATATAATGTGACCATCAGCCAAGCCCCACCAAGCTGCACCCATTTGCATGGCTTCTGCAGACCTGATTCCAACACAGTCATGGGGATGGGTCAGGCAGAGGGGTGGGGAGTCAGCCACCGTTGGAGTCTGGTCCCACTATTGACCCTGGATCTGTCACTCGCTGACAAGTCACATAACGTTTTGACTTTGTCTCCCCATCTCTCTCACCAGGCAGGTGATGtcaaaggcaaagaaaagcatTGGGAAAGATTTGAGATGATGCAACTTTGCTTTGTCACTTTTTAAACAGATTCCAGGACATCCTCACCCACCACAGAGGGCTGACGCAAAGCTCTCTCCCTTCTTTAATTCTCATTTATATGCCACCTTGAGTGCTTTGCATTTTTACTAACTTTTGACGTCCCCTTTTGTTTCCCTTCATATTGCCCCAAAAGTTTGGGAGTATAGGCTGGTTCCATAACAACCTCAGCAAACATATTGTCTTGAAGTGCAACATCTTCTGGGGCTTCACTTCAGAGCGTGATACCTGTGGCTGTAAATTTTCTGAGAAGCATTGGTTAGGGGATCAAAGCCCTGAAGGTTCTGCTTCATGAAATCCCGGGCTTGTAGATCAAAAATGACTACAACAGCTTTTCACCCATGGGAATCCTCCCTTTGCCCAAATACCATCACACATAATAAACAGGTTAATCGCTATCAAAGCCCAGGCGTTTCTGCAGTTCCTAGCTCTGGCATTCTGGTTCAGCGGTTTGCTTCCTTATTACctcttttattatatttaacTCAGGGTTAATGGTATTTTTGTTCTAAGAATTATTCGTAGGATGAAAACATTACCAGTGTTTATGTTTAATCTACATACTAACAGGCAAGCTTAAGCAGCTGAGAAAGTAGCAACAAGGTGAGTTACTTAAGTGTTTATGCAGCGAATAACAGTAAGATAAACACTGATTTGCCTCTTCCACCCATAAAATCTGATTAACCAGGAAATGCCAAGCTCTCCAGAATGTCCTTTTTTGTACCCTTGCCTTGGAAATTATCTCTTCTTTTGCCAGCAGCTCTCCAGCTTTCCCCATTTCGAATGGAGAGGAGAGCTGATTtgtccctcctctcttttctttttcagtgagcTGCCATTGGGACACCCGAACAGAGAGACAGACACCTGACCTGCAACATGAACGTGAAGAAACCAGGAAACaaaatccttttgcttttatGAAGACCTATTGAAATATGATTTTCCTCCACCTGTCTTTCACATAGACAGGACAATGGTGGTGTGATGTTTTGCAAATACAAGTGTGCTTTTTGAGCACTCATTGCTCCCTAAAGAAGTTATGTTAGGGAGGAGTCatgtttcttcaaataaaatcagaatgtGGCACTGGGGAAGGTAGTGACTACTTTTGCTATCACATGGAGTATTTGAACAAGTTCTGCTTCCTTTCAGGGTTCTACTCTTTCCCACCTGTGGAACAGAATAAATCTATTATCAGAGTCGAAGTGTTTAAATTTCAGTGATGCAAATTGCCATAGCATTCATAGATTTTGATGAACAACCTTATTTGCTGCAGAAGTAAAACAGCCCTCTAGGAAAGTGAACAACATTTTAAGCACTGCTAGCACAGGCAGCCTGAAAAGGTAATCCAGAGCAACAGGAAAATTCCATGACTTTGTCTTCTAGTAAAAACAAAGACAGGTCTGAGCTGGTTGTTTAAAACCAGGCCAAACTTGTACAAAACACCTGAGGAACAGAGCAATTTGTGCAGCACAGCTTTGACCTGGGGCTGGAACATGACAGTGTGTATGTGGAGCTGTGTCCCATGGTAGTCAGAGCCAGGAAGGAGTCCTGGAGATCTCTGTTGAATGTCAACTTCCAGACATGAGCTGGGAACTCAAGGAGTTGTAGGTACCTACCCCAGAGAAATTAGGCTTTCTAAGCAAATAGGTGTTGGGGGAACTTCACGTAAAGCCTTAGGTAAGAATACTGCAGTGCAAACAAGACATAAAAGATTCCATGAGAATATTGGTAGAAAATGAGAAAGGGAAGACACATGTGACACccaaaagacatttcattttgtctttgaGACCAGGAAAAGATGGGCAACTTATAATAGTAGAAGCTCCCTTACCTGTGCTCCTACAGCTGAGTGCAAAAGAAGGACTTGGTACATCAGCAGATCTCTGGATGATCATGAAGGACACAATATCTCAGAATGGTGCTCCCTTTATTTCTCCCCATTTACTAATAGGCAATTTTGTAAATCTGTAAGGTATGAATAGATATTTATGTTTTGTTGTTCGCAATCaagtttttctgaattttgcCCTAGCAGCACAGCTTTCCAAAGGCAAGCAAAATCTAAAATGTTGAGTGGGGCCAGCCCTTGCAAACATCAACTCATCCTGATAAAGGATCACACAACAACTGAGTAGATTTCTCCGTCTTCTGCAAGgcagatgtttttcttctcttcttcccttcttgaCTGACAAACTGTCTCCCATAATAATCAATAATGAGCACCATATATGGTGTTGATTGCTTTTTGCCTCAACATTTTCTCAAAGACTTTCTCTTAAGCACAACTTAACAGTTAATGAAtgataaaatgtctttttagaGTCTAAGAACTATTATACTTTTGATGATGGTTATTTATAATGGTGTACATGTATTTGGACACTGGTAGGACTTGATTTTACCCTTGTAACGATAAGTATGCCTTTAAAACCACCTAGGCACATGGTTATTTAGGAAAGCATATGTTTACATCCCACTAAAACCAAGTTCATGTTAGCACATAATTCAGTATTCTCCTGGTTTTCCTAATTATGGCACAAATCCTTACAATACATGCAGAGTAATTTATGTTTTCAGTGCCTTATATACCATTAGTCACCAATAAGTTTATAAATTATGATAACAATATGTTCTTCAATTGTGCCCTTTGTCTGATGCTTCCAAGTTTTAGCACACAAGATAAAAGAACGTAGACTGAAATCTTACATTCTTTTTATCCCCATCATCGTGTACACACAGGGCAATTTTAACAAACACGTTTGGGTTTTCCTACTTTTTTAGCTGGCTGGTCTGCTTTTACAGTTTTCTATGTGGGAAATTGATGTCAATCAAATTTACAGCTCTCTCCTTTGCAGTGTAAGTAACGGTGTGGTTCTCTCCCACAGCTGACTGCAGATGCCGGTGGTAAGAGATATGCACTCTGCACCTCTGCTCAGAGCTACAGGTGAAGCTGACATCCATTGCATCTTACATCTTTTGACACACAGGCATATCACTCCtagctcagcgaaggaggagctCAGACCAATCAGTCTGCAAATCCATGTGTAATCTTGACCACTGCCATGTCCATTTATTCACTTGCCATCCCACCAGGTATCCTTCGGCATCGTCTTACTAAGGGCACAATGAGAATGGGAACATGAGGGATGATGTTGCTTCATCCATGGAGCCATATTAGTGGAAATCCTCTGACAGAAACACTCTGCTCTTCTACAAAATACTTCCACGTGTGACTTGTCAGTAGAGTGTTTCATGCTATTTCACACGGGCTAAATGGGTGCAGAGGGCTTAAAGCAAAAAACATCAGGCACGTTTTCCTTCCGTTCTTCCATCAGCCCTCACTGTGCTTGTGATAGCTAGAATGGTGCTCTATTAGAGAAACTCCTTAAAccttttagaggaagaaaaatacagcaaagagcAGTTAAAGAAACCTGATGGGTAAGAGACTTGCTAGCATCACTGAAAAGGCACAAATCTGAGGTGGgcagaagaggaggctgcagCACCTCTGTGCACATAAGGTTCAGGGATGCTGCAGTGCTTTGATCTCAATTTCTTGTGTCCTCGTGTTGTAATCTATACAGTGAGTCAACATCAGACATTTACGTGAGAACGCTGAAAATCAGCGTAGAGAATGTAATGTCCTCTGCGCCTCTAAAGCCCATGTAAAAGGAAGATTCCTCGGTAGAGATGAGGGTTAAAAGGAACAATAATCAGTGTTTGAGAGGAAGGCTGGGAGGCAGGGTCTCCTGTATGTATGGAGAAAAGACTAGTACTTCTCTGGTCCTGGCTGATGAGTTTCCTGATCTGTCACACAGCACTAATGCTGCTGGAGTGATGCTTTTCCTGGAAGGGGCTGAGGCTTCTGTGTGGTATCATATGAAATAGCACAGaagctttaatttttaagaattattGTGCAGTTGATGGCAAACTAAAACACCAGAAGTGTTTTCATTAGACAGTGAGCAGTGTCTAAATGCTTCCTTCTGTGCAGCACCAAAATGTCTGCTCCTATGTGTAACGGGTAGATTTCTGCTGACTGTGGTAACATCATcatcaaaaataaaatctctagAGCTCCTTTGGCTCTTGTTAGGTAGGAAGCTGCTAACGCTGCAGCCACAAGAATTGGAGTCATACAATACATATATCACAGGTCAGCACGGCACTGACCTTCACCTGCATATGCATGCTTGTTTTCATGTGTAATAGACAAGTCCGTTGTGTCTGCTACATCCAAAATCTCATTATAACCTGTCGAGCTGTAGCTAATACAGTTAGCAGAGTCTGAACAGTAATTCAGCTGACCTCTCTGTGTCAGTACAAACAGATTAAGAAGTGCCAGGACACAATCACTGAAACTTGATCATCCATAACATTAAATTATTAGAACAGCCCTGGCAGTTTTAGCCTCTGTTATCTCTCTGCCAAAAATTCCTGGGCTGTTTCAACAATTACTCCTGCTAGGAACTAATCCAGTAGGCAGCCTGATGTGTAACCTTGTTTTGGAGGCTGAGACAGTTGCACGATATGGGTATGGTCACACCATGCCATAGGATCTCAGGGCCTAGGGAGAGGCACTGTTACTAGTACAGAAGTATAGCTTTCCAGTCTGTATTTGCAACTAAACATATTACAGATATTCATATTTGTCTGGTTTTGCACCAATTACAAGGTGCTCCAGCAACTGTCCCTCTTCCCCCTACCCATAGCTCAGCTGTTTTGAATGCCTCTTTGTCTTGCTGCTAGCAATCTTTCCTGTGTTATAAATGATTTGGGATTAAGACAACAATCTTCTATGCAGATCGGTGTCCTGATTAAAGTTTGGAGTTGCACAGGGTTTCCTCACGGTGTCTGCCTCTGCTTGGATGTCACTGTCACCAAAGGAAATCACAGTGATTAGGTGCTTGTGAGTCACATCTAAATCCCACATTGGAAGTCAACCATTGCAGATCTCTACCTGGACAGACAACACACAGTCAGGGACAAtactaaaagaaaatatatcacCAATCTAACAAAGAAAATATATCCATGGAGTTATAAAAGATGACTTGAAATATAATCCTTTAAAGAAGACGAGCCACCTGGAGGACTCCCTTATAATAAATACCTAGTTACTTCAAATTACTTAGTTCGTTTCTAGCCCTCTGGAAAGCAGCTCGCACCTTCTGAAGTCAGTATCACACGCAAAACCTGGCTGTGTAAACCATGACATAATGAAGTACATAATCAGTTTCCAATGAACTAATCAGTGCACTGTGTAATGCATGCAGGGACCAGAGATGTGTGTGGTATTTGCTTTCTACCACACGGTGGGTTACGTCTGCTGGGGATGGGAAGAGAATGGGCAGTGCCTGTCTGGGGAGTAAGAGCTCTTTCCTTGTGCCttcatcacaaaaatatttgcttcccGATTTCTAGTTTAAGACAactttccattaattttctcGCTGGAACAGCACCCTTTGTGGGTTGAAAATGCCTCAATATATGACTATACTATTTCTTAGGGGTCAGAGACAGGACTCTAAGCATCTCTTTGATATGTCCTGTCTCTGTCCCTTAAATATCTCTTTGAGTTAAGCATCTATCAGGTGAGACTCTGGGAGCACCATGTAAATctgctttctgcctctctccttaCTTCATCTCCCCATCCGTGGATGGTGTTTTCCCACCACTCTGGTCCCCATGCTGGGGGATGAGGCTTTGTCCAGTCTTAGCTGGGAGCAGGACTAATACTGCAGCACCTTCAGAGGCCAGCTTGAAAGAGTCCCTCAAAAGGAAAGGGAAGCCACTGAGTTGTTAATTTTTGAACTCACAGACACACTGCCAGGGCATAAGCCAATCCTATTTTCATCTGCTGAAGTTGACAAAATGCTCAAGGCCATTTGCAGGGACCCAACCCCACAGCAGCTAAGAGGGTCACTTCCAGCCTCCTGCATAAAGGTCTCCACAGAACCACCCACGGCTAATAGCTCCTGCTCCCTGGTGCATGACTTTGCTGGGAAACCATGCCTCTAACAGCAGCACCTCAACCCCTGTTCCGAAGATGGGATTCCTCCTGGGTAATGAGCCAGGCACTGCCAGGCAAATGACCTTTGGAAAGGCCAAGACTTGCTAGCAGCATGAAGAGCTGCGTTTCTCAGAGTCCTCTGTACACTTTTCATGCGATGTCTTTGCTGAGGGTGTAAAACACGGTTTCAC
Proteins encoded in this region:
- the LOC141921485 gene encoding gallinacin-10-like, whose product is MRILYLLFAVVFLLFQATPGSADLIYPDTGECRSQGNFCRVGTCPPTFTASGSCHGGMLKCCSK